One Malus domestica chromosome 11, GDT2T_hap1 genomic region harbors:
- the LOC103448566 gene encoding monooxygenase 2-like — MMARVEDVVIVGAGIAGLATAVALKRAGVEALVLEKSDGLRATGAALTLFPNAWCALDALGVSQHLTSLYAPIKKGYVTDIDTGEIQEVSFAASNGNDPVRPRSVNRKALLKTLADELPPNSIRFASKLTAIETQEHEGSSISVIHMGDGTIIKAKILIGCDGIHSVVARWLGLAEPVYSGRWAVRGLAVFPEGHRLDYNVQQYVGLNRRAGFVPLNDKEIYWFFGTSPAKGTDLGDEPEVIRQEVIENYAKDLPPIYLDIVQHSDLSTLSWAPLMFRYPWNVVFGNLGKQNITVAGDAMHPMTPDLGQGGCLALEDAVVLGRYIGTSFVQNGRLVPKEIDSAIGKYVEERRWRVALLTAGSYLSGWVQHLGPGWVRKFLRDAIFYRFIFTKLVKLSHYDCGKLDF; from the exons ATGATGGCAAGAGTGGAGGATGTGGTGATAGTTGGGGCAGGAATAGCAGGGCTGGCGACTGCCGTGGCGCTCAAGAGAGCTGGAGTTGAAGCGTTGGTATTGGAGAAATCAGACGGCCTCAGAGCCACCGGTGCAGCTTTAACCCTCTTCCCCAATGCTTGGTGTGCCCTTGATGCCTTGGGTGTTTCCCAGCACCTCACTTCTCTTTATGCTCCAATCAAAAA GGGGTATGTAACTGACATTGATACCGGAGAAATCCAAGAAGTTTCTTTCGCCGCATCCAATGG AAACGACCCAGTTAGACCAAGGTCAGTAAACCGAAAAGCTTTACTCAAGACTTTGGCAGATGAGTTGCCACCAAATTCAATCCGTTTTGCTTCAAAGCTTACTGCTATCGAGACCCAAGAACACGAAGGCTCGTCCATTTCAGTTATTCACATGGGAGATGGGACAATAATCAAAGCAAAG ATTCTGATAGGCTGCGATGGGATTCACTCAGTGGTTGCCCGCTGGTTAGGACTTGCCGAACCAGTGTATTCAGGTCGATGGGCAGTTCGTGGCTTGGCTGTGTTTCCTGAAGGCCACCGATTGGACTATAACGTGCAGCAATATGTAGGACTTAACAGAAGGGCTGGTTTTGTTCCCCTCAACGACAAAGAGATCTATTGGTTCTTTGGCACATCTCCGGCTAAAG GGACAGATCTTGGGGATGAGCCGGAAGTTATAAGACAAGAAGTGATTGAGAATTATGCCAAGGACCTTCCTCCTATATACCTAGACATTGTGCAGCACTCTGATCTTTCAACATTATCATGGGCTCCGTTAATGTTCAGGTACCCGTGGAATGTAGTATTCGGGAACCTAGGGAAGCAAAACATCACGGTGGCTGGTGATGCCATGCACCCCATGACACCTGATTTAGGACAAGGAGGTTGCTTGGCATTGGAAGATGCCGTGGTCTTGGGTAGATACATAGGGACATCATTTGTACAAAATGGACGACTCGTGCCAAAAGAGATAGATAGTGCGATAGGGAAATACGTGGAAGAAAGAAGGTGGCGTGTCGCGCTGTTGACTGCAGGATCATATTTATCCGGATGGGTGCAGCATTTAGGGCCTGGATGGGTGAGGAAGTTCTTGAGGGATGCCATATTTTACAGGTTTATTTTCACTAAACTTGTTAAACTTTCACATTATGATTGTGGAAAACTTGATTTCTAG
- the LOC103448568 gene encoding monooxygenase 2-like has product MMARVEDVVIVGAGIAGLATAVALKKAGLKALVLEKSDSLRVTGAALTLFPNAWCALDALGVSHHLTSLYATIKKGYITNIDTGEIQEVSLAASNGNDLVGPRSVHRKALLKALADELPPNSIRFASKLTAIEAQEHEGSSISVIHLGDGTIIKAKVLIGCDGIHSVVGRSLGLAEPVYAGRSGVRGLAVFPQGHGLDNNVQQYVGLNRRAGFVPLNDKEIYWFFVTYLAKGADLANEPEVIKREVIENYAKDLPPIYLDVVRHSDLSTLSWAPLMFRYPWHVVFGNLGKQNITVAGDAMHPMTPDLGQGGCLALEDAVVLGRYIGTSFVQNGQIVPKEMVSAIGKYVEERRWRVALLIAGSYLSGWIQQPGSGGVMKFLRETIFYRFIFNQLVKLSRYDCGKLDF; this is encoded by the exons ATGATGGCAAGAGTGGAGGATGTGGTGATAGTAGGGGCAGGAATAGCAGGGCTGGCGACTGCCGTGGCGCTCAAGAAAGCTGGACTTAAAGCGTTGGTGTTGGAGAAATCAGACAGCCTCAGAGTCACCGGTGCAGCTTTAACCCTCTTTCCCAACGCTTGGTGTGCCCTTGACGCCTTGGGTGTTTCCCACCACCTCACTTCTCTTTATGCTACAATAAAAAA GGGATATATAACTAACATTGATACCGGAGAAATCCAAGAAGTTTCTTTAGCCGCATCCAATGG AAATGACCTAGTTGGACCAAGATCAGTACACCGAAAAGCTTTACTCAAGGCTTTGGCAGATGAGTTACCACCAAATTCCATCCGTTTCGCTTCCAAACTTACTGCTATCGAGGCCCAAGAACATGAAGGCTCGTCCATTTCAGTTATTCACTTGGGAGATGGGACAATAATCAAAGCAAAG GTTCTGATAGGCTGTGATGGGATTCACTCAGTGGTTGGCCGCTCGTTAGGACTTGCCGAACCAGTGTATGCAGGTCGATCAGGAGTTCGTGGCTTGGCTGTGTTTCCTCAAGGCCACGGATTGGACAATAACGTGCAGCAATATGTAGGACTTAACAGAAGGGCTGGTTTTGTTCCCCTCAATGACAAAGAGATCTATTGGTTCTTTGTCACATATCTGGCTAAAG GGGCGGATCTTGCCAATGAGCCGGAAGTTATAAAACGAGAAGTGATTGAGAATTATGCCAAGGATCTTCCTCCTATTTACCTAGACGTTGTACGGCACTCAGATCTTTCAACATTGTCATGGGCTCCACTAATGTTCAGGTACCCGTGGCATGTAGTATTCGGGAACCTAGGCAAGCAAAACATCACGGTGGCTGGTGATGCCATGCATCCCATGACACCTGATTTAGGACAAGGAGGTTGCTTGGCATTGGAAGATGCAGTGGTCTTGGGCAGATACATAGGGACATCCTTTGTACAAAATGGACAAATCGTGCCGAAAGAGATGGTTAGCGCGATTGGGAAATACGTGGAAGAAAGAAGGTGGCGTGTCGCGCTGTTGATTGCAGGATCATATTTATCAGGATGGATACAGCAGCCGGGGTCTGGTGGGGTTATGAAGTTCTTGAGGGAAACCATATTTTACAGGTTCATTTTCAATCAGCTTGTTAAACTTTCACGTTATGATTGTGGAAAACTTGATTTCTAG